A window of Kribbella sp. NBC_00382 genomic DNA:
CCTCGCCAACTCGGACCTCCCCATCGCCCGGGTCGGCGCGGAGGTCGGCTGGCCTGATCCCACGTACTTCGCTCGCCGCTTCCGCGCGTTGTCGGGGCTGACGCCCACGGAATACCGGCAGCGGTCGACTAGCTGATGGGGTAGGCAACGTAAGCGAAGTACCGGCTGTCCGGGGACCAGCTAGGGACGTTCATCGTGCCCTGGCCGCCGAAAACCGTTGCCACCTCGCGGATTCGGCCGTCGGCCTCGAGTAGGCGCACCCGCACGTCGTCGACATCGGCGGGATGTCCTTCGGTTCCGGGCGGAAAGCTCACGTACGCGATCAGCGAACCGTCCGGCGACGGATGCGGAAACCAGTTCACCCGCTCGTCGAAGGTCAACTGCTCGACGGCCTCGCCCTTGATCCGGAACAACTGCGCCTGCCCGGCCCGCTCGGAGTTGAAGTAGATCCACTCCCCATCAGGCCCGTACTCCGAACCGTCGTCCGCGAACTCGTCATCGGTGACCTGGACATCGACCCCACCGGCCACCGGAACCGTGTACACGTTGGTGATCCGCTTGCCGTCCCGGTTCTCCAACCCGATATAGGCCAGCCGCTCCCCATCCGGCGAAATCCCATGCAGGTAATGGTGAACGCCATGGTCGTTGCTCACCCGCCGACCTGCTCCACCGGTCAGCGGTACGGCGTACAAATGCCCGTCCTCCGCCGATACATAGACCGTGGTTCCATCCGGGCTGACGACATGATCGTTGTTGATCTCCGGTACGCCGCCGAGCTCGATCGCCTCCAGCTCGCCACCATCGACTCTTAGCGCGAACAACCCGCCGTCGCCGTTCACGACCAGTTGGTTGCCAACCCAGTTGGGCGCCTCGAACAACAACCCCGAGGAGCTGTACGCCAACCTCGACTCATTTGTCTGGACATCCACGACATAAAGCTCGGCGGTCTGGCCGTCGCGCAGTTTTCTGGGCACGTTGCCACCCTAAGCGGTGTTCAGCAAACGTTAGATTTCGGTCACGGCCGTTTGACACTCCGCGATCGCGGACACACTCACTGCGGTGCTGTCACAGTTTT
This region includes:
- a CDS encoding TolB family protein yields the protein MPRKLRDGQTAELYVVDVQTNESRLAYSSSGLLFEAPNWVGNQLVVNGDGGLFALRVDGGELEAIELGGVPEINNDHVVSPDGTTVYVSAEDGHLYAVPLTGGAGRRVSNDHGVHHYLHGISPDGERLAYIGLENRDGKRITNVYTVPVAGGVDVQVTDDEFADDGSEYGPDGEWIYFNSERAGQAQLFRIKGEAVEQLTFDERVNWFPHPSPDGSLIAYVSFPPGTEGHPADVDDVRVRLLEADGRIREVATVFGGQGTMNVPSWSPDSRYFAYVAYPIS